In Streptomyces longhuiensis, the following proteins share a genomic window:
- a CDS encoding glutamate synthase subunit beta encodes MADPKGFLNHGREVAKTRPVGERVRDWNEVYVPGSLLPIISKQAGRCMDCGIPFCHNGCPLGNLIPEWNDYAYREDWSAAQERLHATNNFPEFTGRLCPAPCESACVLGINQPAVTIKNVEVSIIDQAWDRGDVAPQAPERLSGKTVAVIGSGPAGLAAAQQLTRAGHTVAVYERADRIGGLLRYGIPEFKMEKRHINRRIEQMRAEGTKFRTGVEIGRDIDAAKLRKRYDAVVIAAGATTARDLPVPGRELKGVYQAMEYLPLANKVQEGDYVTTPVSAEGKHVVVIGGGDTGADCVGTAHRQGAASVTQLEIMPRPGEDRNAGQPWPTFPMLYKVTSAHEEGGERVYSVSTTHFEGDEDGNVQYLHLVEVEFIDGKLTQKPGTERKIPAQLVTLAMGFTGTDQDNGLVSQFALDLDARGNVARDDEFQTNVPGVFVAGDAGRGQSLIVWAIAEGRSAARGVDRFLTGASELPAPIRPTDRSLTV; translated from the coding sequence ATGGCTGATCCCAAGGGCTTTCTCAACCATGGCCGCGAGGTCGCCAAGACCCGTCCGGTCGGCGAGCGCGTGCGGGACTGGAACGAGGTCTACGTTCCCGGCTCCCTGCTCCCCATCATCAGCAAGCAGGCCGGCCGCTGCATGGACTGCGGCATCCCGTTCTGCCACAACGGCTGCCCGCTCGGGAACCTGATCCCCGAGTGGAACGACTACGCGTACCGCGAGGACTGGTCGGCGGCGCAGGAGCGACTGCACGCCACCAACAACTTCCCGGAGTTCACCGGCCGCCTCTGCCCGGCGCCCTGTGAGTCGGCGTGTGTGCTCGGCATCAACCAGCCGGCCGTCACCATCAAGAACGTCGAGGTCTCGATCATCGACCAGGCGTGGGACCGCGGCGACGTCGCGCCCCAGGCCCCGGAGCGCCTCTCCGGCAAGACCGTCGCCGTCATCGGCTCGGGCCCGGCGGGCCTCGCCGCCGCCCAGCAGCTGACGCGGGCCGGCCACACGGTCGCCGTCTACGAGCGCGCCGACCGCATCGGCGGCCTGCTCCGCTACGGCATCCCCGAGTTCAAGATGGAGAAGCGCCACATCAACCGCCGCATCGAGCAGATGCGCGCGGAGGGCACCAAGTTCCGTACGGGCGTGGAGATCGGCCGCGACATAGACGCCGCGAAGCTGCGCAAGCGCTATGACGCCGTGGTCATCGCCGCCGGTGCCACGACCGCCCGCGACCTGCCGGTCCCGGGACGTGAACTCAAGGGCGTCTACCAGGCGATGGAGTACCTGCCCCTGGCCAACAAGGTCCAGGAGGGCGACTACGTCACCACGCCCGTCTCCGCCGAGGGCAAGCACGTCGTCGTCATCGGCGGCGGCGACACCGGCGCGGACTGTGTGGGCACCGCCCACCGCCAGGGCGCGGCCTCGGTCACGCAGCTGGAGATCATGCCGCGTCCGGGCGAGGACCGGAACGCGGGCCAGCCCTGGCCGACGTTCCCCATGCTCTACAAGGTGACGTCCGCGCACGAGGAGGGCGGCGAGCGGGTCTACTCCGTCTCGACCACCCACTTCGAGGGCGACGAGGACGGCAACGTCCAGTACCTGCACCTCGTCGAGGTGGAGTTCATCGACGGCAAGCTGACGCAGAAGCCGGGCACGGAGCGCAAGATCCCCGCCCAGCTGGTCACGCTCGCGATGGGCTTCACGGGCACGGACCAGGACAACGGCCTCGTCTCCCAGTTCGCCCTGGACCTCGACGCGCGCGGCAACGTGGCGCGCGACGACGAGTTCCAGACCAACGTCCCCGGCGTCTTCGTCGCCGGTGACGCGGGCCGCGGCCAGTCCCTCATCGTGTGGGCCATCGCGGAGGGCCGCTCGGCCGCCCGCGGGGTCGACCGCTTCCTGACCGGAGCCAGCGAACTGCCGGCTCCGATCCGCCCGACGGACCGCTCCCTGACCGTCTGA